The proteins below come from a single Benincasa hispida cultivar B227 chromosome 4, ASM972705v1, whole genome shotgun sequence genomic window:
- the LOC120076543 gene encoding proline-rich receptor-like protein kinase PERK2 yields MGSCISKCKPKMMKQPPLFDFNNNLVQDKLVVIPQPLSPLLTTKTTTTTIPSLSLNNKISPYPPSPSSSISSFTCLSSSTNTSFSTASSSPSPISSHHPFPSPYNQLLRINSLKATAFPPPIKPVSPLVRHPSPQRVLRSTPQKRVRPASPSPIRQKSFRKEVLPQPLPSPSPSRRFSREKCRVAVAPKSRSPARSSVMKKEITCIHRISSKIDEVAVKEAVGDLDSVVAMEDIDNPLISLDCFIFL; encoded by the coding sequence ATGGGATCTTGCATTAGCAAATGCAAACCCAAGATGATGAAACAACCACCTCTTTTCGATTTCAACAATAATCTTGTCCAAGACAAGCTTGTTGTAATTCCCCAACCACTTTCCCCATTATtaacaacaaaaacaacaacaacaacaattccttctctttctcttaatAACAAAATCTCTCCTTATCCTCCTTCcccttcttcttcaatctcttCTTTCACTTGTCTCTCTTCATCAACCAACACCTCTTTCTCAACTGCTTCTTCTTCACCTTCCCCAATTTCCTCACATCACCCCTTTCCCTCTCCCTACAACCAACTCCTTAGAATCAATTCCCTTAAAGCTACCGCCTTTCCGCCCCCCATCAAGCCGGTTTCCCCCCTCGTTCGCCATCCATCCCCGCAAAGGGTGTTGAGATCCACACCCCAAAAGAGAGTCCGACCGGCTTCGCCATCTCCAATTCGGCAGAAGAGCTTCAGAAAAGAGGTTCTTCCGCAGCCTCTTCCGTCACCGTCGCCGAGTAGACGCTTCAGCCGAGAGAAATGTCGGGTAGCTGTAGCTCCCAAAAGTCGATCGCCGGCGAGGAGTAGTGTGATGAAGAAGGAAATTACTTGCATTCATAGGATCAGTTCAAAGATTGATGAAGTTGCTGTTAAAGAAGCTGTTGGAGATTTAGATTCAGTGGTGGCTATGGAAGATATTGATAATCCTTTAATCTCGTTGGATTGCTTTATCTTTCTGTAG